One Streptomyces fagopyri DNA window includes the following coding sequences:
- a CDS encoding MFS transporter, which produces MASTVTSRPGYGQLLRTRGAWTFLLPGFAARQPFAMLTISLVLLVQHTTGSYGAAGAVAAATGVSMALFAPFTGRLADRHGQRAVLLPGVLVHVLAALCLTALALSDAPLWALFLAAVPTGASVPQIGPMMRARWGVKLHDSPLMSTAAAFESVTDELTFVLGPLLATALCTTVHPAAGLLTEATLTLVGGLLFAAQKSTQPATAREGHARVEHGSALRIPGVRVLIVTFLGIGSVFGGMQVSLAAFSESIGEPGMNGVLYGVFAAGNMLSGVVCGAIAWKVAPRRRLVVGYAALTLTASGLWAAHSVATLVGIGLLVGMCIAPALITGYTLVEGLVPAGARTEAFTWLTGAVALGQAAAVTVAGQMEDRLWDGAGFLVPMGGTALALITLLALRSRLATRPAGRTVARGVGHRVPVTVD; this is translated from the coding sequence GTGGCATCCACGGTCACCTCCCGCCCCGGGTACGGACAGCTGCTGCGCACCCGCGGCGCCTGGACGTTCCTGCTTCCCGGCTTCGCGGCGCGCCAGCCGTTCGCGATGCTGACCATCTCCCTCGTGCTCCTCGTCCAGCACACCACCGGCTCGTACGGGGCCGCCGGCGCCGTCGCCGCGGCCACCGGTGTCTCCATGGCGCTGTTCGCGCCCTTCACGGGCCGTCTCGCCGACCGCCACGGACAGCGGGCCGTCCTGCTGCCCGGCGTGCTGGTGCACGTGCTGGCCGCCCTCTGCCTGACGGCCCTGGCCCTGTCGGACGCCCCCCTGTGGGCCCTCTTCCTCGCCGCCGTGCCGACCGGCGCCTCGGTGCCGCAGATCGGGCCCATGATGCGCGCCCGCTGGGGCGTGAAGCTCCACGACTCGCCCCTGATGAGCACCGCGGCGGCCTTCGAGTCCGTCACGGACGAGCTGACCTTCGTCCTGGGCCCGCTGCTCGCGACCGCCCTGTGCACCACCGTGCACCCGGCGGCGGGCCTGCTGACCGAGGCCACGCTCACCCTGGTCGGCGGCCTCCTGTTCGCCGCGCAGAAGAGCACCCAGCCCGCCACCGCCCGCGAGGGCCACGCGCGCGTGGAGCACGGTTCCGCGCTGCGGATCCCCGGGGTGCGCGTACTGATCGTGACCTTCCTGGGCATCGGTTCCGTCTTCGGCGGCATGCAGGTCTCGCTCGCCGCGTTCAGCGAGTCCATCGGCGAGCCCGGTATGAACGGCGTCCTGTACGGCGTCTTCGCCGCGGGCAACATGCTGTCGGGCGTCGTCTGCGGCGCCATCGCCTGGAAGGTGGCCCCCCGCAGGCGCCTGGTCGTCGGCTACGCAGCCCTCACGCTCACCGCGTCCGGACTGTGGGCCGCCCACTCCGTGGCCACGCTCGTCGGCATCGGACTCCTGGTCGGCATGTGCATCGCTCCGGCCCTGATCACCGGCTACACACTGGTCGAGGGGCTGGTGCCGGCCGGCGCCCGCACCGAGGCCTTCACCTGGCTGACCGGCGCCGTCGCCCTCGGCCAGGCCGCTGCCGTCACGGTGGCCGGGCAGATGGAGGACCGCCTGTGGGACGGCGCCGGATTCCTGGTGCCGATGGGCGGTACGGCCCTGGCGCTGATCACCCTGCTGGCCCTGCGCTCACGGCTCGCGACACGACCCGCCGGCCGCACCGTCGCACGTGGCGTCGGTCACCGAGTGCCGGTGACAGTGGACTGA
- a CDS encoding P1 family peptidase produces MTVDALTDVAGLRVGHATRTGGGWLTGTTVVLAPPGGAVAAVDVRGGGPGTKETDALDPRNLVQKVEAVVLTGGSAYGLDSASGVMAWLEERGRGVRVGVDPAHVVPVVPAACVFDLGRGGDFRARPDAATGRDAVEAADASGPGAPVAEGCVGAGTGATVGAVKGGVGSASSVLDSGITVAALVVANAAGSAMDPETGALYGELLGGGRAKYPGAGVHEVARRRLAAAAARNTPPPLNTTLAVVATDAVLTRAQAHKLAGTAHDGIARAVRPVHLLNDGDTVFALATGVRPLTAGDPLALNEILAAGADLVTRAIVRAVRAAGSVDGPGGTWPSYEELYGSR; encoded by the coding sequence ATGACAGTTGACGCTCTGACAGACGTCGCGGGGCTGCGCGTGGGGCACGCGACACGCACCGGCGGCGGTTGGCTCACCGGTACCACCGTGGTGCTCGCTCCCCCGGGCGGCGCCGTCGCGGCCGTCGACGTGCGCGGCGGTGGACCCGGCACCAAGGAGACCGACGCGCTCGACCCGCGCAACCTGGTGCAGAAGGTCGAGGCGGTCGTCCTGACCGGCGGCAGCGCGTACGGGTTGGACTCCGCGTCGGGGGTGATGGCCTGGCTGGAGGAGCGGGGCCGTGGCGTGCGGGTGGGTGTCGATCCGGCACACGTCGTACCGGTGGTGCCCGCCGCCTGCGTCTTCGACCTGGGCCGCGGCGGCGACTTCCGGGCGCGGCCGGACGCGGCCACGGGCCGGGACGCGGTCGAGGCGGCCGACGCGAGCGGGCCGGGAGCCCCGGTGGCGGAGGGGTGCGTGGGCGCCGGTACGGGGGCGACGGTCGGGGCGGTCAAGGGCGGGGTCGGATCGGCGAGCAGCGTGCTCGACTCGGGGATCACGGTGGCCGCGCTGGTGGTGGCCAACGCCGCGGGATCGGCGATGGATCCGGAGACGGGAGCGCTGTACGGGGAGTTGCTGGGGGGCGGCCGGGCGAAGTATCCCGGGGCCGGGGTCCACGAGGTGGCTCGAAGGCGGCTCGCCGCGGCCGCCGCGAGGAACACGCCGCCGCCGCTGAACACCACGCTCGCCGTCGTCGCGACCGACGCCGTCCTCACCCGGGCACAGGCGCACAAACTCGCCGGGACGGCACACGACGGCATCGCCCGCGCGGTGCGGCCGGTGCATCTGCTCAACGACGGGGACACGGTGTTCGCGCTGGCCACCGGCGTCCGGCCGCTCACCGCCGGGGACCCGCTCGCGCTCAACGAGATTCTGGCGGCCGGCGCGGACCTGGTGACACGGGCGATCGTGCGGGCGGTGCGGGCGGCCGGGTCGGTGGACGGTCCCGGCGGGACGTGGCCGTCGTACGAGGAGTTGTACGGGAGTCGGTAG
- a CDS encoding DUF6227 family protein, producing the protein MSVPYETAAYEPPESPESPEEHLARLLGRALNSFELPDEAIRRLDCALAHDSSLHSAHHSAGLHRETYRHSWLLADGSAVTLWELVHNTAPGSEPQHEVYVDEEELRAATARLPLPPDAPDFELPVTVGLPPVPEPRHAYVPDDSADHARRLLRRAENADRPGPDLARLLLRTAFAHQITQAFGRPCRAGQVGLCFSLYEHAFLLRDGREISLWEVEHTATPDGRHMCEVYPTEDAARAAMERRAARLG; encoded by the coding sequence TTGAGCGTTCCGTACGAGACAGCAGCGTACGAACCACCCGAGTCGCCCGAGTCTCCGGAGGAGCACCTCGCGCGACTCCTCGGCCGTGCCCTGAACTCCTTCGAGCTGCCCGACGAGGCGATACGACGGCTCGACTGCGCGCTGGCGCACGACAGTTCCCTGCACTCCGCGCACCACAGCGCGGGACTGCACCGGGAGACGTACCGGCACAGCTGGCTGCTCGCCGACGGCTCCGCGGTCACGCTGTGGGAGCTCGTGCACAACACGGCGCCGGGAAGCGAGCCGCAGCACGAGGTGTATGTGGACGAGGAGGAGCTGCGTGCCGCCACGGCGCGGCTGCCGCTGCCGCCGGACGCGCCGGACTTCGAACTGCCGGTGACGGTCGGTCTGCCGCCGGTCCCCGAGCCGCGGCACGCGTACGTGCCCGACGATTCGGCGGATCACGCGCGGCGTCTGCTGCGGCGCGCGGAGAACGCGGACCGGCCGGGTCCCGACCTCGCGAGGCTGCTGCTGCGGACCGCGTTCGCGCACCAGATCACCCAGGCCTTCGGCCGCCCCTGCCGGGCCGGCCAGGTGGGCCTGTGCTTCTCGCTCTACGAGCACGCGTTCCTGCTCCGTGACGGCCGGGAGATCTCCCTGTGGGAGGTCGAGCACACGGCGACGCCGGACGGCCGGCACATGTGCGAGGTCTATCCGACGGAGGACGCGGCCCGCGCCGCGATGGAACGCCGGGCAGCACGGCTCGGCTGA
- a CDS encoding PTS fructose transporter subunit IIABC, with product MSEMITADLVDLDLSAETKEAAARALAERMAAKGRVTDLDGFLADVAAREAQMPTGLDGGIGIPHCRSEHVTEPTLAFGRSAAGIDFGAPDGPADLIFLIAAPAGADDAHLTILSSLARQLMNAEFTSALRAVDDATAAAALIRGDESPVAGATSAAAPPATTATGVTSATGAAAAAEDSQDSQDSVAVSAAASADTATGTTGERPFRIVAVTSCPTGIAHTYMAAESLENAGRAAGVELVVETQGSAGFTRLDPAVVAAADGVIFAHDVPVRDKDRFAGKPTVDVGVKAGINRPTELISEVRGKAERGEVTAGAAPGTPVERSGTSGEGYGTMLRKWLMSGVSYMVPFVAAGGLLIALGFAIGGYQINKAPSVMDHFVWTQADSWGALLFQIGGVAFGFLVPVLAGYIAYGMADRPGIVPGFVGGAISLTINAGFLGGLAAGLIAGGVVIGIQKVRIPAALRGIMPVVVIPLISAAIVGFLMFVVIGKPIASAQKGMTDWLNGLTGSNAVLLGALLGLMMCFDLGGPVNKVAYTFATAGIAVASPSDSAMKIMAAVMAAGMVPPLAMALATTVRGRLFTATERENGKAAWVLGASFISEGAIPFAAADPLRVIPSAMAGGAVTGALSMTFGATLRAPHGGIFVVPLIGNPFLYLIAIAAGVCVTTALVVVLKGMRKQASADRGAGEGVADAPIAPKAGTTEPVAA from the coding sequence ATGAGCGAGATGATCACCGCGGACCTGGTCGATCTCGACCTGTCCGCCGAGACCAAAGAGGCGGCGGCACGCGCCCTCGCCGAGCGCATGGCAGCCAAGGGCCGGGTCACCGACCTCGACGGCTTCCTCGCCGACGTGGCCGCCCGCGAGGCGCAGATGCCGACCGGTCTCGACGGCGGCATCGGCATCCCGCACTGCCGGAGCGAACACGTCACCGAGCCGACGCTCGCCTTCGGACGCAGCGCCGCCGGGATCGACTTCGGGGCGCCCGACGGGCCCGCCGACCTGATCTTCCTGATCGCCGCTCCGGCGGGTGCCGACGACGCGCATCTGACGATCCTGTCGTCGCTGGCCCGCCAGCTCATGAACGCCGAATTCACCTCCGCGCTGCGGGCGGTGGACGACGCGACGGCAGCGGCCGCGCTCATCCGCGGCGACGAGTCCCCGGTGGCCGGGGCCACGAGCGCGGCCGCGCCCCCGGCGACGACCGCGACCGGCGTGACGTCCGCGACCGGGGCGGCAGCGGCGGCCGAGGACTCCCAGGACTCCCAGGACTCCGTGGCGGTGTCGGCGGCGGCCTCCGCCGACACCGCCACGGGCACCACCGGCGAGCGTCCGTTCCGTATCGTCGCCGTCACCTCCTGCCCCACCGGTATCGCGCACACCTACATGGCCGCCGAGTCGCTGGAGAACGCGGGCCGTGCGGCGGGTGTCGAACTCGTCGTGGAGACCCAGGGCTCGGCCGGATTCACCCGGCTCGACCCGGCGGTCGTCGCGGCCGCGGACGGCGTGATCTTCGCGCACGACGTGCCCGTACGGGACAAGGACCGGTTCGCCGGGAAGCCGACCGTCGACGTCGGTGTGAAGGCCGGCATCAACCGGCCCACCGAGCTGATCTCCGAGGTCCGCGGCAAGGCGGAGCGCGGCGAGGTCACCGCGGGCGCCGCCCCCGGCACACCGGTGGAGCGGTCCGGCACCTCCGGTGAGGGCTACGGCACCATGCTCCGCAAGTGGCTCATGTCCGGCGTGAGTTACATGGTCCCGTTCGTCGCGGCCGGCGGTCTGCTGATCGCCCTCGGGTTCGCGATCGGCGGCTACCAGATCAACAAGGCGCCGTCGGTGATGGACCACTTCGTGTGGACCCAGGCCGACAGCTGGGGCGCGCTGCTCTTCCAGATCGGCGGCGTCGCCTTCGGGTTCCTCGTCCCGGTGCTGGCCGGCTACATCGCCTACGGCATGGCGGACCGGCCGGGTATCGTGCCCGGCTTCGTCGGCGGGGCGATCTCCCTCACCATCAACGCCGGGTTCCTCGGCGGCCTGGCGGCCGGTCTCATCGCCGGTGGTGTGGTGATCGGGATCCAGAAGGTGAGGATCCCGGCGGCCCTGCGCGGCATCATGCCGGTGGTGGTGATCCCGCTGATCTCCGCGGCGATCGTCGGGTTCCTGATGTTCGTGGTCATCGGCAAGCCCATCGCCTCCGCCCAGAAGGGCATGACCGACTGGCTCAACGGCCTCACCGGCTCCAACGCCGTCCTGCTCGGCGCGCTGCTCGGCCTGATGATGTGCTTCGACCTCGGCGGCCCGGTCAACAAGGTCGCGTACACCTTCGCCACCGCCGGTATCGCGGTCGCGAGCCCCAGCGACTCGGCCATGAAGATCATGGCGGCCGTGATGGCGGCCGGTATGGTCCCGCCGCTCGCCATGGCCCTCGCCACGACGGTGCGCGGCAGGCTCTTCACCGCGACCGAGCGCGAGAACGGCAAGGCGGCCTGGGTCCTGGGCGCCTCCTTCATCTCGGAGGGCGCGATCCCGTTCGCGGCCGCCGACCCGCTGCGCGTCATTCCCTCCGCCATGGCGGGCGGTGCGGTCACCGGCGCCCTGTCGATGACCTTCGGCGCCACGCTGCGGGCCCCGCACGGTGGCATCTTCGTGGTCCCGCTGATCGGCAACCCGTTCCTCTATCTGATCGCCATCGCGGCCGGCGTCTGTGTCACCACCGCCCTGGTGGTCGTCCTGAAGGGCATGCGGAAGCAGGCTTCCGCCGACCGTGGCGCGGGGGAGGGTGTCGCGGACGCTCCCATAGCGCCGAAGGCCGGTACCACGGAGCCGGTCGCGGCCTGA
- the pfkB gene encoding 1-phosphofructokinase: protein MILTVTPNPSLDRTYEVPSLDRGEVNRATGERVDPGGKGVNVSRAVAAAGRRTIAVLPLGGAPGALVAELLDAQGIEVAPVPVAGATRSNISVAEPDGTLTKINAPGPELSSAEAESLLETVRQQYRSGDTDWIACCGSLPRGLGPSWYADLVARAHAARARIALDTSGPALLAALRERPDVVKPNAEELAEAVGRPLTTVGDAVKAAEELREMGAGAVLASLGADGQLLVDGSGAWFGSAQVDAVRSNVGAGDSSLAGFLIAGGRGPDALASAVAHGAAAVQLPGSVMPGPADLDPSGVTVTTRIPVDRVLTEPVS from the coding sequence ATGATCCTCACCGTCACCCCGAACCCCTCCCTCGACCGTACGTACGAGGTCCCCTCGCTCGATCGCGGCGAGGTCAACCGGGCCACCGGCGAGCGCGTGGACCCGGGCGGCAAGGGCGTGAACGTCTCGCGCGCCGTCGCCGCGGCCGGGCGGCGCACGATCGCCGTACTGCCCCTGGGCGGCGCGCCCGGCGCACTCGTCGCCGAGCTGCTCGACGCGCAGGGCATCGAGGTCGCCCCGGTCCCGGTCGCGGGAGCCACCCGGTCGAACATCTCGGTCGCCGAGCCCGACGGCACCCTGACGAAGATCAACGCTCCCGGCCCCGAACTCTCCTCCGCCGAGGCCGAGTCGCTGCTGGAGACAGTGCGTCAGCAGTATCGTTCCGGCGACACCGACTGGATCGCCTGCTGCGGCAGCCTGCCGCGCGGACTCGGCCCCTCCTGGTACGCCGACCTCGTCGCCCGCGCCCACGCGGCGCGTGCCCGGATCGCCCTGGACACCTCGGGACCGGCGCTGCTCGCGGCGTTGCGCGAGCGGCCCGACGTGGTGAAGCCCAACGCCGAGGAACTCGCGGAAGCCGTCGGGCGCCCCCTGACGACCGTGGGCGACGCGGTCAAGGCCGCCGAGGAGCTGCGCGAGATGGGCGCGGGCGCCGTGCTCGCGAGCCTCGGCGCGGACGGGCAGCTGCTCGTGGACGGCTCCGGAGCCTGGTTCGGCAGCGCCCAGGTGGACGCCGTACGCAGCAACGTGGGCGCCGGTGACTCCTCGCTCGCCGGATTCCTGATCGCCGGCGGCCGCGGCCCGGACGCCCTCGCCTCCGCCGTCGCGCACGGTGCCGCCGCCGTGCAGTTGCCCGGCAGTGTCATGCCGGGACCGGCCGACCTCGACCCCTCCGGCGTGACCGTCACGACGCGGATCCCCGTGGACCGTGTCCTCACGGAGCCGGTGTCATGA
- a CDS encoding low temperature requirement protein A, with amino-acid sequence MTSSSASEPAPTPDTSRLGPLRRMTARGRDETHRVATPLELFFDLCFVVAIAQAGAELMHSMAGGHAGEGILNYVMIFFAIWWAWMNFTWFASAYDNDDVLFRVVTLVQIAGVLVLAAGVSRAFEDHVFLAVWLGYVIMRLALITEWLRVARSAGGAERTMALRYAVGVLLCQVGWLGLLVLPDSGRAWVFLVMAPLEMCVPLYAEKDFVTSWHAHHISERFGLFTIIVLGESISAATVAVKTGVDEHDALGHLLPIAVGGLLIVFAAWWIYFAVPIHGFLRSNRQSFLWGYGHYLIFSSAAAIGAGLEVAVEEAVGKAHISTLAASATVTLPAALYFLMVWLLHARHFKVGTAQQVVLPTAALLMILCTFLGEWAVLVAGIAATLAVAVGVVLATRTSTPEKRETAGAA; translated from the coding sequence ATGACGTCCAGTTCCGCTTCCGAACCCGCACCGACGCCCGACACGTCCCGGCTCGGGCCCCTGCGCAGGATGACCGCCCGAGGGCGGGACGAGACGCACCGGGTCGCGACGCCGCTCGAGCTCTTCTTCGACCTGTGCTTCGTCGTGGCGATCGCCCAGGCCGGTGCCGAGCTGATGCACTCCATGGCCGGGGGCCACGCGGGCGAGGGCATCCTCAACTACGTGATGATCTTCTTCGCCATCTGGTGGGCGTGGATGAACTTCACATGGTTCGCCTCGGCGTACGACAACGACGACGTGCTCTTCCGAGTGGTCACGCTGGTGCAGATCGCCGGTGTGCTGGTGCTCGCCGCCGGGGTGTCGCGAGCATTCGAGGACCACGTCTTCCTGGCTGTCTGGCTCGGCTACGTGATCATGCGGTTGGCGCTGATCACCGAGTGGCTGCGAGTGGCTCGCTCCGCCGGGGGCGCCGAGCGCACGATGGCACTGCGGTACGCGGTCGGCGTGCTGCTGTGCCAGGTCGGCTGGCTCGGGCTGCTGGTCCTGCCGGACTCCGGCCGCGCCTGGGTGTTCCTGGTGATGGCACCCTTGGAGATGTGCGTCCCGCTGTACGCGGAGAAGGACTTCGTCACCTCGTGGCACGCGCACCACATCTCCGAGCGGTTCGGCCTGTTCACGATCATCGTGCTCGGCGAGTCGATCTCCGCGGCCACGGTCGCGGTGAAGACGGGCGTGGACGAGCACGACGCGCTGGGCCACCTGCTCCCGATCGCCGTGGGTGGACTGCTGATCGTCTTCGCCGCGTGGTGGATCTACTTCGCGGTGCCCATCCACGGCTTCCTGCGGTCCAACAGGCAGTCGTTCCTGTGGGGGTACGGCCACTACCTGATCTTCTCGTCGGCGGCCGCGATCGGCGCGGGCCTGGAGGTCGCGGTGGAGGAGGCGGTCGGCAAGGCGCACATCTCGACACTCGCCGCGTCCGCGACGGTGACACTGCCGGCGGCGCTGTACTTCCTCATGGTGTGGCTCCTGCACGCACGCCACTTCAAGGTGGGCACCGCTCAGCAAGTGGTGCTGCCGACAGCCGCGTTGCTGATGATCCTGTGCACCTTCCTCGGCGAGTGGGCGGTGCTCGTGGCCGGAATCGCGGCGACCCTGGCGGTGGCGGTGGGAGTGGTTCTGGCCACGCGGACGAGCACGCCGGAGAAGCGGGAGACGGCGGGGGCCGCGTAG
- the mscL gene encoding large conductance mechanosensitive channel protein MscL, whose product MSEKQQPGVWEGFKTFLMRGNVIDLAVAVVIGAAFTNIVNSVVKGIINPLVSAVGTKNLDSYTSCLKGPCHGSGDTATGVRMMWGSVLGATLSFVITAAVVYFLMVLPMSKFLARQAARQKAKEGTQEVIEVSELEVLKEIRDALLAQRGSGQRPD is encoded by the coding sequence GTGAGCGAGAAGCAGCAACCCGGCGTCTGGGAGGGTTTCAAAACCTTCCTCATGCGGGGCAATGTCATCGATCTGGCCGTCGCGGTGGTCATCGGAGCCGCCTTCACCAACATCGTCAACTCGGTGGTGAAGGGCATCATCAACCCCTTGGTGAGCGCGGTCGGCACGAAGAACCTGGACAGTTACACCTCCTGTCTGAAGGGGCCGTGCCACGGCAGCGGGGACACCGCCACGGGCGTCCGCATGATGTGGGGTTCGGTGCTGGGCGCCACGCTCAGCTTCGTGATCACCGCGGCCGTCGTCTACTTCCTGATGGTCCTGCCGATGTCGAAGTTCCTGGCCCGGCAGGCCGCCCGCCAGAAGGCGAAGGAGGGCACGCAGGAGGTCATCGAGGTGTCCGAGCTGGAGGTGCTCAAGGAGATCCGCGACGCCTTGCTGGCTCAGCGCGGTTCGGGGCAGCGGCCCGACTAG
- a CDS encoding S-methyl-5'-thioadenosine phosphorylase, with translation MANTENPLNPAGEQQPAAAEIGVIGGSGFYSFLDDVTEIQVDTPYGPPSDSLFLGEIAGRRVAFLPRHGRGHHLPPHRINYRANLWALRSVGARQILGPCAVGGLRPEYGPGTLLVPDQLVDRTKARAQTYFDGLPLPDGTVPNVVHVSMADPYCPVGREAALVAARGRDWEPVDGGTLVVVEGPRFSTRAESLWHQAQGWSVVGMTGHPEAALARELELCYTSLTLVTDLDAGAEAGEGVSHDDVLKVFAANVDRLRDVLFDVVAGLPENGTRDCLCTTAMGGMDPGFDLP, from the coding sequence ATGGCGAACACGGAGAACCCACTGAACCCGGCCGGGGAGCAGCAGCCGGCCGCGGCTGAGATCGGCGTCATCGGCGGCTCGGGCTTCTACTCCTTCCTCGACGACGTGACCGAGATACAGGTGGACACCCCCTACGGGCCGCCCAGCGACTCCCTGTTCCTCGGCGAGATCGCCGGGCGACGGGTGGCCTTCCTGCCGCGCCACGGCCGCGGCCACCATCTGCCGCCGCACCGCATCAACTACCGGGCCAACCTGTGGGCGCTGCGCTCCGTCGGCGCCCGGCAGATCCTCGGGCCCTGCGCGGTGGGCGGTCTGCGCCCCGAGTACGGGCCGGGGACGCTGCTCGTGCCGGACCAGCTGGTCGACCGGACGAAGGCGCGCGCGCAGACGTACTTCGACGGACTGCCGCTGCCGGACGGCACGGTGCCGAACGTGGTGCACGTGTCGATGGCCGACCCCTACTGCCCTGTCGGCCGCGAGGCCGCTCTGGTGGCGGCGCGCGGGCGGGACTGGGAGCCGGTGGACGGCGGCACGCTCGTGGTGGTCGAGGGGCCGCGGTTCTCCACCCGCGCCGAGTCGCTGTGGCATCAGGCGCAGGGCTGGTCGGTGGTGGGCATGACCGGCCATCCCGAGGCCGCGCTCGCTCGTGAACTCGAGCTCTGCTACACGTCGTTGACCCTGGTCACCGACCTGGACGCGGGCGCGGAGGCCGGCGAGGGCGTCTCGCACGACGACGTCCTCAAGGTGTTCGCCGCCAACGTGGACCGGCTGCGGGACGTGCTGTTCGACGTGGTGGCGGGGCTGCCGGAGAACGGGACGCGGGACTGCCTGTGCACGACGGCGATGGGCGGCATGGATCCGGGGTTCGACCTGCCGTGA
- a CDS encoding L,D-transpeptidase: MNTPNSAARRALGACAALMVGALALTACGGNASADTDRKGGKSGSGSARTSTAKIAISAKDGSTSASINATGVKVSDGKLTDVRMTVSGSGAAVPGAIAADGGSWRSKAQLERGTKYEISATAKDTSGRTAAANSIFTTVSSGNSFIGTYTPDDGSTVGVGMPVSFTFDKAINKQNAVQSHISVTSSSGQRVVGHWFGAQRLDFRPEEYWKAGSKVTMKIDLDGVEGANGVYGVQKKTVAFTIGRSQVSTVDVNTQTMTVVRDGKTLKAVPISAGSPEHTTYNGQMVISEKFAQTRMNGSTVGYGGEYDIPDVPHAMRLTSSGTFVHGNYWYNRGNPPFGRQGTSHGCVGMADVQGAQGDTTAKWFYDNSLVGDVVTVRNSPDKTVAPDNGLNGWNMSWSAWTAGSAA, translated from the coding sequence GTGAATACGCCGAACTCAGCAGCGCGGCGCGCACTGGGGGCCTGTGCCGCCCTGATGGTCGGCGCCCTCGCCCTCACCGCCTGCGGCGGCAACGCCAGTGCCGACACCGACCGCAAGGGCGGCAAGAGCGGCAGCGGCTCGGCCAGGACGTCCACGGCGAAGATCGCCATCTCGGCCAAGGACGGTTCGACGAGCGCGTCCATCAACGCGACCGGCGTGAAGGTCAGCGACGGCAAGCTGACGGACGTGAGGATGACGGTGTCGGGGAGCGGGGCCGCCGTGCCGGGGGCGATAGCCGCGGACGGCGGCAGCTGGCGGTCGAAGGCACAGCTGGAGCGCGGGACGAAGTACGAGATCTCGGCGACCGCGAAGGACACGAGCGGGCGCACGGCGGCCGCCAACTCCATTTTCACGACGGTCTCTTCGGGCAACAGCTTCATCGGTACGTACACGCCCGACGACGGCAGCACGGTCGGCGTCGGGATGCCGGTCTCCTTCACCTTCGACAAGGCGATCAACAAGCAGAATGCCGTGCAGTCGCACATCAGCGTCACGTCCAGCAGCGGGCAGCGGGTGGTCGGGCACTGGTTCGGCGCGCAGCGGCTCGACTTCCGGCCCGAGGAGTACTGGAAGGCCGGCTCCAAGGTGACGATGAAGATCGACCTGGACGGCGTCGAGGGCGCGAACGGCGTCTACGGCGTCCAGAAGAAGACGGTCGCCTTCACCATCGGCCGCTCGCAGGTCTCGACGGTCGACGTCAACACGCAGACCATGACGGTGGTGCGGGACGGCAAGACCCTCAAGGCGGTGCCGATCTCGGCCGGCAGCCCGGAGCACACCACGTACAACGGGCAGATGGTGATCTCGGAGAAGTTCGCGCAGACGCGGATGAACGGCTCGACGGTGGGCTACGGCGGCGAGTACGACATCCCGGACGTGCCGCACGCGATGCGCCTGACGTCGTCGGGGACGTTCGTCCACGGCAACTACTGGTACAACCGCGGGAATCCGCCCTTCGGCCGGCAGGGCACCAGCCACGGCTGCGTGGGAATGGCCGATGTGCAGGGCGCGCAGGGGGACACGACCGCCAAGTGGTTCTACGACAACTCCCTGGTCGGGGACGTCGTGACGGTGAGGAACTCGCCCGACAAGACGGTCGCGCCCGACAACGGGCTGAACGGCTGGAACATGTCGTGGAGCGCGTGGACCGCGGGAAGTGCCGCGTGA
- a CDS encoding FmdB family zinc ribbon protein, producing the protein MPTYQYQCTECGEGLEAVQKFTDDALTECPNCGGRLKKVFSAVGIVFKGSGFYRNDSRGSSSTSSPASKPSTSSPASSSSSSSSSSTTSSSSESKSSGSGSSSSSAA; encoded by the coding sequence GTGCCGACCTACCAGTACCAGTGCACCGAGTGCGGCGAGGGCCTCGAGGCGGTGCAGAAGTTCACCGACGATGCCCTGACCGAGTGCCCCAACTGCGGTGGCCGCCTGAAGAAGGTGTTCTCGGCCGTCGGCATTGTCTTCAAGGGCTCCGGTTTCTACCGCAATGACAGCCGCGGCTCCTCGTCGACGAGCTCGCCGGCGTCCAAGCCGTCGACGTCCTCACCGGCGTCGTCCTCTTCGTCCTCGTCCTCGTCTTCGACGACCTCGTCGTCCTCGGAGTCGAAGTCGTCGGGCAGCGGTTCGTCCAGCAGCTCCGCCGCTTAG